In one window of Megalopta genalis isolate 19385.01 chromosome 4, iyMegGena1_principal, whole genome shotgun sequence DNA:
- the LOC117223806 gene encoding putative odorant receptor 85d isoform X3 — protein MKLLRLIFKLITLCGCWRPASWNSTPWRYLYNVMLFMKENIAALIDTLQTEPFAPVSDEELEIRTKFDKSAEKTAKVYTTVLEVWAVWTVVGTLLMNFASRTLLYRVWLPFDYTSATMYSLVSLHHSLATIVCVTISVAYDGLFAGLLVHIYSQFEILRHRLRNVHRNEIDSVKHCARHHDQIYKLASMVNDEFRSVMFVQFFVSSTILCFDLYQMTLTNLDSNLIDVLVYSTCTLSQIFYYCWFGNEVKLKSLEVPDMIFESEWTSLSNNTKKILLMMMRRATVPIELSSLHIVTVNLETFKALIKMSYSVFSLLQRNQ, from the exons atgaaattgCTACGGTTGATCTTCAAGCTCATAACATTGTGCGGATGCTGGCGACCAGCTTCTTGGAACTCGACACCCTGGAGGTACCTCTACAATGT CATGTTGTTCATGAAGGAGAACATCGCTGCACTGATCGACACTCTTCAGACGGAGCCTTTCGCACCCGTGAGCGACGAGGAGCTGGAAATTCGGACGAAGTTTGACAAATCGGCCGA GAAGACCGCGAAAGTCTACACGACCGTTCTGGAGGTCTGGGCGGTGTGGACCGTGGTGGGGACGCTGCTGATGAATTTCGCGAGCAGGACATTGCTATACCGGGTCTGGTTACCGTTCGACTATACCTCGGCGACGATGTACTCCTTGGTCTCCCTGCACCACTCGCTAGCCACGATAGTCTGTGTCACGATATCAGTCGCATACGACGGCCTGTTCGCCGGGCTGCTGGTTCACATATACTCTCAGTTCGAGATACTGCGGCACCGTTTGCGAAACGTTCACAGGAACGAGATCGATTCCGTGAAACATTGTGCCCGCCATCATGACCAGATCTACAA GTTAGCCAGCATGGTGAACGACGAGTTCAGATCTGTGATGTTCGTGCAGTTTTTTGTGAGCAGCACCATCCTTTGCTTCGACCTGTATCAGATGACGCTGACGAACCTCGACTCCAACCTTATTGACGTTCTCGTGTACTCCACGTGCACGCTTAGCCAGATATTCTACTATTGTTGGTTCGGGAACGAAGTCAAGCTGAAG AGTCTCGAGGTGCCGGACATGATTTTCGAAAGCGAATGGACGTCGTTGAGCAACAACACGAAAAAGATTCTACTGATGATGATGAGACGTGCTACGGTGCCGATCGAGCTCTCCAGCCTCCACATCGTCACTGTCAACCTCGAGACCTTCAAAGCG TTGATCAAGATGTCTTACTCGGTATTCAGTCTGCTTCAACGGAACCAATAA
- the Tm2 gene encoding tropomyosin 2 encodes MDAIKKKMQAMKLEKDNAMDKADTCEGQAKEANMRADKVNEEVSDLQKKLTQVEGDLSANKNALEQANKDLEEKEKALTNAESEVAALNRKVQLIEEDLERSEERLNTATAKLAEASQAADESSRMCKVLENRAQQDEERMDQLTNQLKEARLLAEDADGKSDEVSRKLAFVEDELEVAEDRVKSGEAKIMELEEELKVVGNSLKSLEVSEEKANQRVEEFKRQLKTLTVKLKEAEARAEFAEKTVKKLQKEVDRLEDELGINKDRYKSLADEMDSTFAELAGY; translated from the exons ATGGACGCGATCAAGAAGAAGATGCAAGCGATGAAGCTTGAGAAGGACAACGCGATGGACAAGGCCGACACCTGCGAGGGCCAGGCCAAGGAGGCGAACATGCGTGCGGACAAAGTGAACGAGGAAGTGAGCGACCTGCAGAAGAAGCTGACGCAAGTGGAGGGTGACCTGTCGGCGAACAAGAACGCTTTGGAGCAGGCGAACAAGGACCTGGAGGAGAAGGAGAAGGCTCTGACCAAC GCGGAGTCCGAGGTCGCCGCTCTGAACCGCAAAGTCCAGCTGATTGAGGAGGACCTGGAGCGATCCGAGGAGAGATTGAACACCGCCACCGCCAAGTTAGCCGAGGCTTCTCAAGCTGCCGATGAGTCCAGCCG TATGTGCAAAGTGTTGGAGAACCGTGCGCAGCAGGACGAGGAGAGGATGGACCAACTGACGAACCAGCTGAAGGAGGCCCGTCTGCTCGCTGAGGACGCCGACGGAAAATCCGACGAAGTCTCCCGGAAGCTGGCCTTCGTTGAAGACGAGCTGGAAGTAGCCGAGGACCGAGTCAAGTCCGGTGAAGC CAAGATCATGGAGTTGGAGGAGGAGCTCAAAGTCGTCGGCAACAGCTTGAAATCTTTGGAGGTCTCCGAAGAGAAG GCTAACCAAAGAGTCGAGGAGTTCAAGAGACAGCTCAAAACGTTGACGGTCAAGCTAAAGGAGGCTGAGGCCCGCGCGGAGTTCGCCGAGAAAACGGTCAAGAAGTTGCAGAAGGAGGTCGACAGGCTCGAAG ACGAGCTGGGCATCAACAAGGACAGATACAAGTCGCTCGCCGACGAGATGGACTCGACGTTCGCCGAGTTGGCCGGATACTAA
- the Blos1 gene encoding biogenesis of lysosome-related organelles complex 1 subunit 1 yields the protein MLSTIIKEHQSKQSARKERQEQKRKEAVQAASNLTQALVDHLNVGVAQAYLNQKKLDAEAKQLQHSATNFAKQTQSWLNLVESFSSALKEIGDAENWARSIEGDMRTIATALEYSYKATQEAQGTSAT from the exons ATGTTGTCTACAATCATTAAAGAGCACCAAAGTAAACAATCAGCAAGGAAAGAGAGGCAAG AACAAAAGAGAAAAGAGGCTGTACAAGCAGCTAGTAATTTGACGCAGGCTTTGGTTGATCATTTAAATGTGGG GGTGGCTCAGGCATATTTAAACCAGAAAAAATTGGATGCAGAAGCTAAGCAGCTGCAGCATAGTGCAACAAATTTTGCTAAACAAACACAGTCATGGTTGAATTTAGTGGAGTCATTTTCTAGTGCCCTGAAGGAAATTGGTGATGCAGAGAATTGGGCACGTAGCATTGAGGGGGACATGAGGACTATTGCAACTGCATTAGAGTACTCTTACAAAG CAACTCAAGAAGCCCAAGGGACCAGTGCTACATGA
- the LOC117223806 gene encoding uncharacterized protein LOC117223806 isoform X4 yields MKLLRLIFKLITLCGCWRPASWNSTPWRYLYNVYAILFYLILHLVFFGAALDLALIVDNQNDFSENVFKTTGFAINCYKLFSMLFMKENIAALIDTLQTEPFAPVSDEELEIRTKFDKSAEKTAKVYTTVLEVWAVWTVVGTLLMNFASRTLLYRVWLPFDYTSATMYSLVSLHHSLATIVCVTISVAYDGLFAGLLVHIYSQFEILRHRLRNVHRNEIDSVKHCARHHDQIYNFRLQSLEVPDMIFESEWTSLSNNTKKILLMMMRRATVPIELSSLHIVTVNLETFKALIKMSYSVFSLLQRNQ; encoded by the exons atgaaattgCTACGGTTGATCTTCAAGCTCATAACATTGTGCGGATGCTGGCGACCAGCTTCTTGGAACTCGACACCCTGGAGGTACCTCTACAATGTGTACGCGATATTGTTTTACTTGATTCTACATCTGGTCTTTTTCGGCGCGGCTCTGGACCTCGCTCTGATCGTTGACAACCAAAACGACTTCAGTGAGAATGTATTCAAGACCACCGGTTTCGCAATTAATTGCTATAAATTGTTCAGCATGTTGTTCATGAAGGAGAACATCGCTGCACTGATCGACACTCTTCAGACGGAGCCTTTCGCACCCGTGAGCGACGAGGAGCTGGAAATTCGGACGAAGTTTGACAAATCGGCCGA GAAGACCGCGAAAGTCTACACGACCGTTCTGGAGGTCTGGGCGGTGTGGACCGTGGTGGGGACGCTGCTGATGAATTTCGCGAGCAGGACATTGCTATACCGGGTCTGGTTACCGTTCGACTATACCTCGGCGACGATGTACTCCTTGGTCTCCCTGCACCACTCGCTAGCCACGATAGTCTGTGTCACGATATCAGTCGCATACGACGGCCTGTTCGCCGGGCTGCTGGTTCACATATACTCTCAGTTCGAGATACTGCGGCACCGTTTGCGAAACGTTCACAGGAACGAGATCGATTCCGTGAAACATTGTGCCCGCCATCATGACCAGATCTACAA TTTCCGTTTGCAGAGTCTCGAGGTGCCGGACATGATTTTCGAAAGCGAATGGACGTCGTTGAGCAACAACACGAAAAAGATTCTACTGATGATGATGAGACGTGCTACGGTGCCGATCGAGCTCTCCAGCCTCCACATCGTCACTGTCAACCTCGAGACCTTCAAAGCG TTGATCAAGATGTCTTACTCGGTATTCAGTCTGCTTCAACGGAACCAATAA
- the ear gene encoding ENL/AF9-related superfamily elongation complex transcription factor, giving the protein MAIRITLECGHSSTLRAHTTAEGYTHDWELFVRGVQNADIHHYVEKVVFQLHETFSKPKRVLKEPPFELKESGYAGFEIPIHIYLKNKDEGTKKIELLYDLHLQTSGPAIANVMRHTEIINNPSDEFRRKLLKGGGAIVSSSESSAEKSEIKTPTMVGKPKLSGSETKKHKTVESKTSNSFAELFGTPLKPTKVSQDTKKPAQPEKSSAPKPVVAAEKSEKVDKASKLKDSPHKDSKKEKIDDKKDKKLKDQSKNKNRSKDKSKRPSSPGAKSHSSPSNKRPPSPVSLKRPASPSALPPSKRPVSPKSKEKELKKPVSEKEKEKSKEKEKTKDSSKSVVDPSKSEKKKDKKKHKEDRDKERKDKYKEGERSASKESLKVSEKKSEKPEKPEKSEKEKSQEYKSTKDGRKSPKQPKEPEKPKEEKLPKVEKPEKTEKSEKPKDGKSEKDRQKHKHRKRDKKDKRDSSKERDKKEKRDRIKTSSEKQNNVANASTGNPLLALLSEMPERDSSDSAPSVDDDSFSEPKPVTKKEPENATVSTPPTEMPKPMSPAMPTEIKKEKVDRNKREKPKGSKGEEKEIRKRKRRSESKGDDEHVVKREKDRGPSTSPPLEPVSSSQSPVAVDQDQVHIAKEKEDRAAAEQATEKNVEVEAEQVAPDSTNSTLVDSEMGEPPVFSEDYVSQLKDLQQKIMTLQDNQELQRVVQVIAETGQYEITKKTFDFDLCALDRRTVQRLQQFFAS; this is encoded by the exons ATGGCAATTCGCATCACGCTAGAATGCGGCCACTCATCCACATTACGTGCGCATACCACAGCAGAGGGTTACACTCATGATTGGGAACTGTTTGTGCGGGGTGTACAGAACGCTGACATACATCATTATGTTGAGAAAG tggtttttcaacTACACGAAACATTTTCAAAACCAAAGAGGGTGCTGAAGGAACCACCATTCGAGCTGAAAGAGTCTGGTTATGCTGGCTTCGAAATCCCCATTCATATCTACCTGAAGAACAAAGATGAGGGAACCAAGAAGATCGAGTTACTGTATGATCTTCATTTGCAAACCAGTGGTCCTGCCATTGCAAACGTGATGCGGCACACCGAGATAATTAACAATCCCTCGGATGAGTTCCGGCGAAAATTACTGAAGGGTGGTGGC GCTATAGTGTCGAGTTCCGAGAGTTCAGCCGAGAAAAGCGAGATCAAGACTCCAACTATGGTCGGCAAGCCAAAGTTGAGCGGGAGCGAGACGAAAAAGCACAAGACCGTTGAGTCGAAGACATCGAATTCCTTCGCTGAACTGTTCGGCACGCCTCTGAAGCCCACGAAAGTCTCGCAGGATACGAAGAAGCCAGCACAGCCGGAGAAGTCGTCGGCCCCGAAGCCGGTGGTCGCTGCGGAGAAATCCGAGAAAGTGGACAAGGCCTCGAAGCTGAAGGACTCGCCCCACAAGGACAGCAAGAAAGAGAAGATCGACGATAAGAAAGACAAGAAGCTGAAGGATCAGTCGAAGAATAAGAATCGGAGCAAAGACAAGTCGAAAAGGCCCTCTAGTCCGGGGGCGAAGAGTCACTCGAGCCCTTCGAACAAGCGACCACCGTCCCCGGTGTCCTTGAAACGACCGGCCAGTCCGTCTGCGTTGCCACCCAGTAAGCGACCAGTGTCGCCGAAGTCGAAGGAGAAAGAGCTCAAGAAGCCGGTCTcggagaaggagaaagagaagagCAAGGAGAAAGAGAAAACCAAGGACAGTTCAAAGAGCGTCGTGGACCCGTCGAAAAGCGAGAAgaagaaggacaagaagaagCACAAAGAGGACCGAGACAAGGAGCGCAAGGACAAGTACAAAGAGGGCGAGCGATCCGCCTCGAAGGAGTCGTTGAAGGTCAGTGAGAAGAAGAGCGAGAAGCCGGAGAAGCCAGAGAAAAGTGAGAAAGAGAAGAGCCAAGAGTACAAATCGACAAAGGACGGTCGGAAATCGCCGAAGCAGCCGAAGGAGCCAGAGAAACCGAAGGAGGAGAAGCTTCCGAAGGTAGAGAAACCAGAGAAGACTGAGAAGTCGGAGAAGCCGAAAGATGGCAAGAGTGAAAAGGACAGGCAAAAGCACAAGCACAGGAAGAGGGACAAAAAGGACAAGCGGGACAGTAGCAAGGAGAGAGACAAGAAGGAGAAACGGGACAGGATAAAGACATCCTCGGAAAAGCAAAACAATGTCGCGAATGCGTCGACGGGCAACCCCCTGTTAGCCCTCCTATCGGAAATGCCGGAGAGGGACAGCAGCGACTCGGCGCCCTCGGTGGACGACGATTCGTTCTCGGAGCCAAAGCCGGTGACCAAGAAGGAGCCGGAGAACGCGACAGTGTCGACGCCGCCGACGGAGATGCCGAAGCCGATGTCGCCAGCGATGCCGACGGAGATCAAGAAGGAGAAAGTGGACAGAAACAAGAGGGAGAAGCCGAAGGGCAGCAAGGGCGAGGAGAAAGAGATCCGCAAGCGGAAACGGCGGAGCGAGAGCAAGGGCGATGACGAGCACGTCGTCAAAAGGGAAAAGGATCGAGGTCCATCGACTTCGCCGCCATTGGAGCCTGTCTCGTCGAGCCAATCGCCGGTGGCCGTCGATCAGGATCAGGTGCACATCGCCAAGGAGAAGGAGGACAGGGCTGCTGCGGAGCAAGCAACAGAGAAGAACGTCGAGGTCGAGGCCGAGCAGGTCGCCCCCGACTCCACGAACAGCACTCTGGTCGACTCGGAGATGGGCGAGCCACCCGTGTTCTCCGAGGACTATGTGTCCCAGTTGAAAGACTTGCAACAAAAGATCATGACTCTGCAGGACAACCAGGAGCTGCAGAGAGTCGTCCAAGTGATTGCGGAGACCGGCCAGTACGAGATCACGAAGAAGACGTTTGACTTCGACCTGTGCGCCCTGGATCGTAGAACGGTGCAACGTCTGCAGCAGTTCTTCGCGTCGTGA
- the LOC117223806 gene encoding putative odorant receptor 85d isoform X1, with product MKLLRLIFKLITLCGCWRPASWNSTPWRYLYNVYAILFYLILHLVFFGAALDLALIVDNQNDFSENVFKTTGFAINCYKLFSMLFMKENIAALIDTLQTEPFAPVSDEELEIRTKFDKSAEKTAKVYTTVLEVWAVWTVVGTLLMNFASRTLLYRVWLPFDYTSATMYSLVSLHHSLATIVCVTISVAYDGLFAGLLVHIYSQFEILRHRLRNVHRNEIDSVKHCARHHDQIYKLASMVNDEFRSVMFVQFFVSSTILCFDLYQMTLTNLDSNLIDVLVYSTCTLSQIFYYCWFGNEVKLKSLEVPDMIFESEWTSLSNNTKKILLMMMRRATVPIELSSLHIVTVNLETFKALIKMSYSVFSLLQRNQ from the exons atgaaattgCTACGGTTGATCTTCAAGCTCATAACATTGTGCGGATGCTGGCGACCAGCTTCTTGGAACTCGACACCCTGGAGGTACCTCTACAATGTGTACGCGATATTGTTTTACTTGATTCTACATCTGGTCTTTTTCGGCGCGGCTCTGGACCTCGCTCTGATCGTTGACAACCAAAACGACTTCAGTGAGAATGTATTCAAGACCACCGGTTTCGCAATTAATTGCTATAAATTGTTCAGCATGTTGTTCATGAAGGAGAACATCGCTGCACTGATCGACACTCTTCAGACGGAGCCTTTCGCACCCGTGAGCGACGAGGAGCTGGAAATTCGGACGAAGTTTGACAAATCGGCCGA GAAGACCGCGAAAGTCTACACGACCGTTCTGGAGGTCTGGGCGGTGTGGACCGTGGTGGGGACGCTGCTGATGAATTTCGCGAGCAGGACATTGCTATACCGGGTCTGGTTACCGTTCGACTATACCTCGGCGACGATGTACTCCTTGGTCTCCCTGCACCACTCGCTAGCCACGATAGTCTGTGTCACGATATCAGTCGCATACGACGGCCTGTTCGCCGGGCTGCTGGTTCACATATACTCTCAGTTCGAGATACTGCGGCACCGTTTGCGAAACGTTCACAGGAACGAGATCGATTCCGTGAAACATTGTGCCCGCCATCATGACCAGATCTACAA GTTAGCCAGCATGGTGAACGACGAGTTCAGATCTGTGATGTTCGTGCAGTTTTTTGTGAGCAGCACCATCCTTTGCTTCGACCTGTATCAGATGACGCTGACGAACCTCGACTCCAACCTTATTGACGTTCTCGTGTACTCCACGTGCACGCTTAGCCAGATATTCTACTATTGTTGGTTCGGGAACGAAGTCAAGCTGAAG AGTCTCGAGGTGCCGGACATGATTTTCGAAAGCGAATGGACGTCGTTGAGCAACAACACGAAAAAGATTCTACTGATGATGATGAGACGTGCTACGGTGCCGATCGAGCTCTCCAGCCTCCACATCGTCACTGTCAACCTCGAGACCTTCAAAGCG TTGATCAAGATGTCTTACTCGGTATTCAGTCTGCTTCAACGGAACCAATAA
- the LOC117223806 gene encoding putative odorant receptor 85d isoform X2 — translation MKLLRLIFKLITLCGCWRPASWNSTPWSENVFKTTGFAINCYKLFSMLFMKENIAALIDTLQTEPFAPVSDEELEIRTKFDKSAEKTAKVYTTVLEVWAVWTVVGTLLMNFASRTLLYRVWLPFDYTSATMYSLVSLHHSLATIVCVTISVAYDGLFAGLLVHIYSQFEILRHRLRNVHRNEIDSVKHCARHHDQIYKLASMVNDEFRSVMFVQFFVSSTILCFDLYQMTLTNLDSNLIDVLVYSTCTLSQIFYYCWFGNEVKLKSLEVPDMIFESEWTSLSNNTKKILLMMMRRATVPIELSSLHIVTVNLETFKALIKMSYSVFSLLQRNQ, via the exons atgaaattgCTACGGTTGATCTTCAAGCTCATAACATTGTGCGGATGCTGGCGACCAGCTTCTTGGAACTCGACACCCTGGAG TGAGAATGTATTCAAGACCACCGGTTTCGCAATTAATTGCTATAAATTGTTCAGCATGTTGTTCATGAAGGAGAACATCGCTGCACTGATCGACACTCTTCAGACGGAGCCTTTCGCACCCGTGAGCGACGAGGAGCTGGAAATTCGGACGAAGTTTGACAAATCGGCCGA GAAGACCGCGAAAGTCTACACGACCGTTCTGGAGGTCTGGGCGGTGTGGACCGTGGTGGGGACGCTGCTGATGAATTTCGCGAGCAGGACATTGCTATACCGGGTCTGGTTACCGTTCGACTATACCTCGGCGACGATGTACTCCTTGGTCTCCCTGCACCACTCGCTAGCCACGATAGTCTGTGTCACGATATCAGTCGCATACGACGGCCTGTTCGCCGGGCTGCTGGTTCACATATACTCTCAGTTCGAGATACTGCGGCACCGTTTGCGAAACGTTCACAGGAACGAGATCGATTCCGTGAAACATTGTGCCCGCCATCATGACCAGATCTACAA GTTAGCCAGCATGGTGAACGACGAGTTCAGATCTGTGATGTTCGTGCAGTTTTTTGTGAGCAGCACCATCCTTTGCTTCGACCTGTATCAGATGACGCTGACGAACCTCGACTCCAACCTTATTGACGTTCTCGTGTACTCCACGTGCACGCTTAGCCAGATATTCTACTATTGTTGGTTCGGGAACGAAGTCAAGCTGAAG AGTCTCGAGGTGCCGGACATGATTTTCGAAAGCGAATGGACGTCGTTGAGCAACAACACGAAAAAGATTCTACTGATGATGATGAGACGTGCTACGGTGCCGATCGAGCTCTCCAGCCTCCACATCGTCACTGTCAACCTCGAGACCTTCAAAGCG TTGATCAAGATGTCTTACTCGGTATTCAGTCTGCTTCAACGGAACCAATAA